From the genome of Thermosynechococcus sp. NK55a:
GGAGGACATGGCGGCTCACATTCGTCAACGCCAACGCTGGGCACGGGGGACGCTTCAGGGCTTTTTTATTGCCGCAAACCCGCTGCGGGTAGCCAATCTCACCTGGCTTCAGCGCCTTGCCCACCTAGAGGGCATGACCCAGTGGTTTCACAGTCCCCTGCGTTTGTTCTTGCTCCTGTTGCCCTTAATGGCTGCCTTTTGGGGGATCGTGCCCCTGGAAACAACCCTGCGGCAGTGGCTTTACTATTTTATGCCCTACTACTGGCTGCTACTGAGTACCTTCCGCTGGCTCAATGGTCAAAGCCGTTCAGCGGTGGTCTCAGATCTCTATGCCGTTGTCCAATGTGTGCCCCTGACATTGACCGTGATTCAGACGCTGTTGCGTCCCTTTGGTCATCGTTTTTGGGTAACACCGAAGGGGAGGCATGGCGATCGCTACCATTTTCAGTGGCACCTAGGGGCACCGCTACTCGTACTTTTTGTGCTCTCAGTTATGGCTGCTGTATTGAATTGGCAGGCGTTGCACACCAAGGGGCTACTCCTGGCTTGGGTCTGGAACCTTTACAATTTGCTGATTCTTGCCCTTGCCCTCTACAGCCTTATCGAACGCCCCCACCCCGATCCCTACGATTGGCTCAATGTACAGCAAACCGTTGAACTCCATCTAGCCTGGGATCAAACCACTGCCCTCTGGGGCAGGACGATTCGCCTTTGTGAAGGGGGGGCTCTCGTTCATCTGCATCAACCCCTCCCCCCCTCCGCAATGGGTGTGCCCCTCACCTGTCGGCTGTTGGAGGCCGGCATTGACCTCAGCGGCCAAATTGTGAACATGCCCAGTCCAACGACCCTCAAGATTGGCTTCGATCCCCTCACTCCGGCTCAATATCGGCAATTGATCACGTTCCTTTTCTGTGAACCCAACCGCTGGCAATGGCAACAAGCCCCCAGTGAATTGCAGACCCTATGGCTGCTCCTGCGAGCTCTCGTCTCGCCTCCCCTGAGTTGCCAGGGGCAGCACCGACACCCTGCCCCTCAAGCTAAGCAACATCAGGGCATTGTACCTGTTGCTATTGCCAAACAAAACCGTGGACGAGGCAACCATTAAATATAATAATTAATAATTAACTATAGAGTAATGACTCGGAGACCCCTCGGCGATCGCCAGCAGGACTAGCAATGAGCACTCCCGATTCGCAACTACCTCCCCTAACGGAAACGACCTTGTGGCAAATTCTCAATGAGGAACTGGATGATGCCACGGTCAATCGACTGCTGTGGCACTGCTTGGGCTATCGGTATGACGCCCACAGCCAAACTTGGCGGAGCGATCGCGTACCTCCAGAATGGCAGCAAGAGTATCCTCACCCCCCAGACTTCATTGGCAGCCGCCCCGCCATTGTCAAGCTCACCCGCTCTATTCCCCCTGCCCACAAACAACTTCTCAAGGAACAGTTGGGTTTTGGGGGTTACGAAATTAAGGAACTCAACCCCCGCCGTACCCGCCGTGCCACTGCTGTCAACTGGCTCCTCAGCTACATGGCCACTCAAGAGGAAGCTCAGGCAAAGTAACCCTCAGCCACCTCGATCGCCACTTGGCGGATAGCGCGATAGACGGTGGCCAGTTCCGCATCACTAATGCAGTAGGGGGGCAAGATATATAGGGTATTGCCCAAGGGTCGCAAAAGCACCCCCAGCTCAATAAAGCGGCGGCGCAGTTGGGGCACAAGGTCGCTAAAGTAGGAGGCCTCTGTTTCTAATTCCATGGCCGCGATCGTGCCACAGGTACGAAATTGCTTGAGATGACTCACATCCGCAAGATACCGTTGTTGACACTGCCAATGGCGCGCCTCCAGGCCTTGGTAAGATTCAGGGTCCGCAAGCAGCAACTGGAATGAAGCAACACTCACGGCACAGGCCAAGGGATTGCCCGTATAGGAATGACTGTGGAAGAAAGCACGGGCGGGGTCATCGGCATAAAAGGCTTGGTAAATTTCCTCCGTGGCCAATGTGACGGCAATGGGCAAGCACCCTCCCGATAGCCCTTTGGACAAACAGAGTAGATCCGGTTGCGTCGCTGCCTTTTCACAGGCAAAGAGGGCACCAGTGCGGCCAAACCCGGTCATCACCTCGTCATAGACAACTAAAACACCATAGGCTTTGGCCACCTCAGAAACTGCTCGCAAAAACTGGGGACGACACATGCGCATGCCGCCAGCTCCCTGTACCAGGGGCTCAATAAAGAGCGCTGCATAGGCGTCGGGGTCTGTTTTGAGGGTGGACTCCAGTTGAGCGATCGCCTGTGTCTCCTTGGTCTCGACCTCTGGATCTCCCGGATAGGTCGCTGGGTAGGGCAGAATCGTCAAGGGAGGGAGGAGCGGTTGAAAGGGTTGCCACCAAGGGGAACTTTGGCCGACAGTCATTGCCCCCAGCGTATCGCCATGGTACCCGCCGGCAAAGCCAATGAAGCGCGATCGCTGGGGCTGATCTCGCTGCTGCCAATACTGATAGGCCATCTTCAGCGCCACTTCCACAGCCGTTGAGCCATTGTCGGAAAAAAAGACCCGTTGTAATCCTGCTGGGGTGTGGGCACACAGGAGTTGAGCAAGCTGCTCCGCTGGCTCGTGGGTAAAGCCCGCAAAAATCACATGCTCAAGGGTTTGCGCCTGGGCGTAGAGCGCTTTTGCCAGCACAGGATGGCTATGGCCATGGAGCGTCACCCACCAACTGGAAATGGCATCAATAATCTGACGGCCATCGCTTAGTTCAAGGCAAGCCCCCTGGGCACGCACCACCTTGAGCGGCGGATCTGCGGTTTTCATTTGTGTAAAGGGTTGCCAAATGGGGGAGTCAGTCATGGTTGCAATGGGCAGCTAAACGAGCGGCAAGCGTCGTAAAAATATCTTCTGGAATGGGACAGCGGAGCGATCGCGCCAAGCGTTTTTTCTGCTGAGCCACCTTAAGACACTCAGCCGTGGGACACAGATAGGCCGATCGCCCCATTCCCCGATCCAATTGCACCTTTTGATCGGGCCAGCAGCGCACAATCCGCCAGAACTGCGAGCGATCGGCCACCCGGCCACAGGCAACACAGCGGCGCTGGGGAACAGCCATCATCCCTAACTGGCAACCTGTTCTTCGAGGGGTTCTTCAAGAGCAGCCATAGCCAAGCGATCCTCCTCTTCATAGTTGTATTGGGAGCTATCGCGCACCTCAATTTTCCAGCCCGTGAGGCGGCTTGCTAAGCGCACATTTTGGCCTTCTTTACCAATGGCTTGGGAGACCTTATCGGGGGCCACAAGCACATGGGCAATGCGGGCTTCGGGGTTGATGAGCCGCACCTCCTCCACCGGTGCCGGACTCAAGGAATTGGCAATATAGGTGGCTGGATCCGGTGACCAGCGGATCACATCAATTTTTTCCCCCCGTAGTTCATTCACCACTGCTTGAATGCGGGATCCCCGTGCCCCAATGCAGGCACCCACAGGATCGACATCCCGTTCTAAGGTATCCACCGCAATTTTGGTGCGCGGGCCGACTTTATGATTCGGGGGATTGGCTTCGCGGGCAATGGCCACAATCCGCACCACTTCATCCTCAATTTCTGGCACTTCATTGGCAAAGAGATAGACCACCAAGCCGGCATCGGCACGGGAAACCTCCAATTGGGGGCCGCGTTGGGGGCCTTCTTTGACGCGCTTGAGATACACCTTGAAGGTGGAGTTGGCGCGGTAGTTGTCGTTGGGAAGTTGTTCCCATTTCGGCAGTTCAGCCTCCACTTCCGGTTGACTAGCATCGCTGCGCACCGCCATAATCACCGATCGCCGCTCAAAACGGAGGACGCGGCCCATGAGAACGGTGCCCTCAAGCTCTTTGAATTCCTCTTGGACAAGGCGACGCTGCTGATCCCGTAATTTTTGTGCCAACACCTGCTTGGTTTGCATCGCAGCCATGCGGCCAAATTCTTGATGGTCGGGGGTGACATCCAACAGCACCGTATCGCCGACGCGGGCATCCTGTACCACCTCAATCACATCGGCAAGAGCAATCTCGCGATCGGGGTTCTCTACTGTTTCTTTAATGGTTTTGGTGGCCAAAATCCGAAAACCCTCCTGCTCCGTATCTAGTTCCACTTCAAAGTTGGCAAAGTGATCCTCCTCAAAGTGACTATGATCCGGGCGCAGACTGCGGCGATAGCGTTCGTATCCCTTCAGCAGTGCTTCCTTGAGGGCTTGATGCACTGCGTGCTTGGGCAAATTCCGCTCTTGGCTAATTTCATTGATCATGGCCCGTAGGCCGGGTAAGCGATAGATGGTCATCGTCTGTTACAACCTCGTTCTTTATGTAGATCAACTTCTGCTAAGGCTCACTGCTGGGGGTGTACAGTTGGACACTGGCAATGAGTGACCGCGGAATTGCCAGCGATCGCCCCCGTTGATTGAGATAGACATTCACCTCGTCACGGCGAATCAGGTTGCCCTCCCAAAGGGTTTTACCCCGATGGGGTGCGGTGGTCGTGACCCGTACAGGAAAGCCACGAAAGGCATCAAAGTCGCGATCGCTACTCAGGTAATCCGACAGACCAGGACTCGACACCTCGAGAACGTAGGCAAACTCCAACTCCGGCAGCCCATCCAAAGCCATCTCCAGTGCCCGACTCAGCCGCTCGCAATCCTCTAAGCTGGTGTCGTTCTCAGGATGGCGCACCTCCACCCGCAAAATGGGAGGCGATTGATGGGTAAGCCACTGCACACTCACCAGATCAAGGTTTTCTTGGTCGGCAACCTGCTGGGCAAGGGTTTGCACCACAGGCAAAAGTATCTGTATCTGCATAGGAAATAAAAAAGGCGGGACATTGCCCACCACACCCAAACAATCTCAAAAAGCGGCAACTCCTTTCCCTAACAGAAGGAGACTTGTGAATCGTTCAGAATAGAACGTTCCTGGGTGCTGCCAATAGACCACTGTTCGTGGTATTTAGTATAGCAGCTAATGGCGGGCGATCGCCACCCTGGT
Proteins encoded in this window:
- a CDS encoding YlxR family protein, whose product is MMAVPQRRCVACGRVADRSQFWRIVRCWPDQKVQLDRGMGRSAYLCPTAECLKVAQQKKRLARSLRCPIPEDIFTTLAARLAAHCNHD
- a CDS encoding DUF1823 family protein codes for the protein MSTPDSQLPPLTETTLWQILNEELDDATVNRLLWHCLGYRYDAHSQTWRSDRVPPEWQQEYPHPPDFIGSRPAIVKLTRSIPPAHKQLLKEQLGFGGYEIKELNPRRTRRATAVNWLLSYMATQEEAQAK
- the nusA gene encoding transcription termination factor NusA; translated protein: MTIYRLPGLRAMINEISQERNLPKHAVHQALKEALLKGYERYRRSLRPDHSHFEEDHFANFEVELDTEQEGFRILATKTIKETVENPDREIALADVIEVVQDARVGDTVLLDVTPDHQEFGRMAAMQTKQVLAQKLRDQQRRLVQEEFKELEGTVLMGRVLRFERRSVIMAVRSDASQPEVEAELPKWEQLPNDNYRANSTFKVYLKRVKEGPQRGPQLEVSRADAGLVVYLFANEVPEIEDEVVRIVAIAREANPPNHKVGPRTKIAVDTLERDVDPVGACIGARGSRIQAVVNELRGEKIDVIRWSPDPATYIANSLSPAPVEEVRLINPEARIAHVLVAPDKVSQAIGKEGQNVRLASRLTGWKIEVRDSSQYNYEEEDRLAMAALEEPLEEQVAS
- a CDS encoding glycosyltransferase; this encodes MSSLSNGWFRFRYITIQFIEAPPMPPVTPWLAVEHLDKPWIFWPLFLMVVLSSVVLRWGNVQQQWARVIVVGSLIALMLHYLLWRSLATLNLRTPLEAALSLLLLGIEGFMMAGYGLQLYLLLHIKNRRPEADAAALAVKSGHYQPWVDIFIPTYNEPLPILRRTIVGCQALEYPHKRIYVLDDTRRPALRELACELGCEYLSRPDNRHAKAGNLNHALAQTQGELIAVFDADFVPTRNFLTRTVGFFQAPDIGLVQTYQSFYNPDPIARNLGLEAHLPQEVEIFSRHYQVLRDGIETALCYGSSFVVRRSALEAIGGFVTASLSEDYYTGIQLAADGYRLIYLNESLSAGLCAEDMAAHIRQRQRWARGTLQGFFIAANPLRVANLTWLQRLAHLEGMTQWFHSPLRLFLLLLPLMAAFWGIVPLETTLRQWLYYFMPYYWLLLSTFRWLNGQSRSAVVSDLYAVVQCVPLTLTVIQTLLRPFGHRFWVTPKGRHGDRYHFQWHLGAPLLVLFVLSVMAAVLNWQALHTKGLLLAWVWNLYNLLILALALYSLIERPHPDPYDWLNVQQTVELHLAWDQTTALWGRTIRLCEGGALVHLHQPLPPSAMGVPLTCRLLEAGIDLSGQIVNMPSPTTLKIGFDPLTPAQYRQLITFLFCEPNRWQWQQAPSELQTLWLLLRALVSPPLSCQGQHRHPAPQAKQHQGIVPVAIAKQNRGRGNH
- the rimP gene encoding ribosome maturation factor RimP produces the protein MQIQILLPVVQTLAQQVADQENLDLVSVQWLTHQSPPILRVEVRHPENDTSLEDCERLSRALEMALDGLPELEFAYVLEVSSPGLSDYLSSDRDFDAFRGFPVRVTTTAPHRGKTLWEGNLIRRDEVNVYLNQRGRSLAIPRSLIASVQLYTPSSEP
- the bioA gene encoding adenosylmethionine--8-amino-7-oxononanoate transaminase: MTDSPIWQPFTQMKTADPPLKVVRAQGACLELSDGRQIIDAISSWWVTLHGHSHPVLAKALYAQAQTLEHVIFAGFTHEPAEQLAQLLCAHTPAGLQRVFFSDNGSTAVEVALKMAYQYWQQRDQPQRSRFIGFAGGYHGDTLGAMTVGQSSPWWQPFQPLLPPLTILPYPATYPGDPEVETKETQAIAQLESTLKTDPDAYAALFIEPLVQGAGGMRMCRPQFLRAVSEVAKAYGVLVVYDEVMTGFGRTGALFACEKAATQPDLLCLSKGLSGGCLPIAVTLATEEIYQAFYADDPARAFFHSHSYTGNPLACAVSVASFQLLLADPESYQGLEARHWQCQQRYLADVSHLKQFRTCGTIAAMELETEASYFSDLVPQLRRRFIELGVLLRPLGNTLYILPPYCISDAELATVYRAIRQVAIEVAEGYFA